The following are from one region of the Methanoculleus caldifontis genome:
- a CDS encoding MarR family winged helix-turn-helix transcriptional regulator, whose product MPERTDLLRLSEAWIRVLNKMNAHEKSPRDFGSGDLLYCSEIHTIMAIGKNPDINLTNLSRLLGISRSAITQMIRRLAAKDLVVKQKDPANAKEVLVRLTPHGTVAYLGHEQHHAKIYAQVHRRLGDPSDAEIDLILRFLTAIEDAVDEHDGEEE is encoded by the coding sequence ATGCCGGAAAGAACGGATCTGCTGAGACTGTCGGAGGCGTGGATACGCGTCCTCAACAAGATGAATGCCCACGAGAAGTCCCCCCGGGATTTCGGGTCGGGGGACCTCCTCTACTGCTCCGAGATCCACACCATCATGGCGATCGGGAAGAACCCGGACATCAACCTCACGAACCTCTCCCGGCTGCTCGGCATCTCCCGGAGTGCCATCACCCAGATGATCAGGAGGCTTGCAGCAAAGGATCTTGTCGTGAAACAAAAGGATCCCGCCAACGCCAAAGAGGTCCTCGTCCGGCTCACTCCCCACGGTACGGTAGCGTATCTCGGTCACGAACAGCACCATGCAAAGATCTATGCACAGGTGCACAGGAGACTCGGGGATCCCTCCGATGCAGAGATTGACCTGATCCTCCGGTTCCTCACCGCGATCGAAGATGCCGTCGACGAACACGACGGGGAAGAGGAGTAA
- a CDS encoding CPCC family cysteine-rich protein, with protein sequence MESGEDFKILSYDEFSSLLDVCSLSGEIPRSLARLVTLKLDVLELSVDDRKKVLASIWDYYPFISEKHIREELCGRLSENMIHEIMHENMPNNPSNPKYDYLIYLHTPNYYGVRNDYILQKLRKHNPAITSIMGSEEELLKCPCCGYRTFDQRGMYFICDVCFWEDDGVDHDEDLSGPNHMTLGEGRANFKKYGACDARSIDSVDPEGKMKYTQ encoded by the coding sequence ATGGAATCAGGTGAGGATTTTAAAATCCTGTCGTACGACGAATTCAGTAGTCTGCTGGATGTCTGCAGTCTTTCCGGTGAAATTCCCCGATCACTTGCAAGACTGGTTACTTTGAAGTTGGATGTCCTCGAATTGTCGGTTGATGATAGGAAAAAGGTGTTAGCCAGTATTTGGGACTACTACCCGTTTATCTCCGAAAAACACATTAGAGAGGAACTTTGTGGACGTCTCTCAGAGAATATGATACATGAGATCATGCATGAGAATATGCCAAACAATCCGTCCAATCCGAAATACGACTATCTGATTTACTTACATACTCCAAATTATTACGGCGTAAGGAACGATTATATTTTACAAAAACTCCGAAAGCATAACCCTGCTATCACCTCGATTATGGGATCCGAAGAGGAACTTTTAAAATGTCCTTGCTGCGGTTACAGGACGTTCGATCAACGAGGTATGTATTTTATCTGCGATGTCTGCTTCTGGGAGGATGACGGTGTAGATCACGATGAGGATCTTAGCGGCCCTAATCACATGACGCTCGGTGAAGGCCGAGCAAATTTCAAAAAATATGGGGCTTGCGATGCTCGTTCGATAGACTCTGTCGATCCTGAAGGAAAAATGAAATATACCCAATAA
- a CDS encoding nucleotidyltransferase family protein — protein MPLLVELEPGRSLLDHIALIQDLEEDLDCRVDVVTETALKERYKKRILKEAVPL, from the coding sequence ATGCCTCTGCTGGTGGAGCTGGAGCCGGGCAGGAGCCTCCTCGACCACATCGCGCTCATCCAGGACCTGGAGGAAGACCTTGATTGCCGGGTGGACGTGGTGACGGAGACGGCACTCAAGGAACGCTACAAAAAGCGGATACTCAAAGAGGCAGTGCCGTTATGA
- a CDS encoding transposase, with product MECSGRSEGLPLACAVAPANIHDSRLYEPTIQAFEIPEAQIRPMIIAADAVYGATKIRWYNRKRGIRSNIPVDRRARRHPKRGRPFWFGPEVYKKHNAVERFFSGIEAFKTIVPRYGRYEHSFRGLIHLACSVSIRRVLG from the coding sequence ATTGAGTGTTCTGGTCGATCGGAAGGTCTCCCCCTTGCCTGCGCGGTTGCACCCGCCAATATCCATGATTCCCGGCTCTATGAACCAACCATCCAAGCATTTGAGATTCCAGAGGCTCAGATTCGTCCCATGATCATCGCAGCAGATGCAGTATACGGTGCCACGAAAATTCGTTGGTACAATCGGAAACGAGGAATCCGGAGCAATATCCCGGTCGACAGGAGAGCCCGGAGACATCCGAAACGAGGGAGGCCATTCTGGTTTGGTCCTGAGGTGTACAAGAAACACAATGCAGTTGAGCGGTTCTTCAGCGGGATTGAGGCGTTCAAAACGATAGTTCCCCGATACGGGCGATATGAACACTCATTCCGGGGATTGATCCACCTGGCATGCAGTGTCAGCATCCGGAGAGTATTGGGATGA
- a CDS encoding YczE/YyaS/YitT family protein yields the protein MTAGARLRRYALLIAGLFFMGLGISLVTKSYLGTSPISSVPYVLCLAFPVSFGTFTFLLGAFFLLLEILILRRDFQKIQVLQIFVGLILGVSVDIGMHLLFFVEPAAYAERIATLLAGCAVLAVGVYLEVSSNTFVHPADAVVKIIADKAGRNFGYTKIAFDTTLCCTAGAISLAAFGTLKGLGEGTIISALLVGYIIAAISAILVRFNIGRGPESARN from the coding sequence ATGACAGCCGGAGCGAGACTGAGACGATACGCCCTCCTGATCGCCGGACTCTTCTTCATGGGCCTCGGCATAAGCCTCGTCACGAAGTCGTATCTCGGGACATCCCCGATCTCGAGCGTCCCGTACGTCCTCTGCCTGGCGTTTCCCGTCTCGTTTGGGACATTCACCTTCCTCCTCGGCGCCTTCTTCCTGCTCCTCGAGATCCTGATACTCCGGAGGGATTTCCAGAAGATACAGGTCCTCCAGATCTTCGTGGGCCTGATCCTCGGCGTCTCTGTCGATATCGGCATGCACCTGCTCTTCTTCGTCGAGCCTGCCGCGTATGCCGAACGGATCGCCACGCTGCTTGCCGGCTGCGCCGTCCTGGCCGTCGGGGTCTACCTTGAGGTCTCATCGAACACCTTCGTCCACCCCGCCGACGCCGTCGTGAAGATCATCGCGGATAAAGCCGGCAGGAATTTCGGGTACACAAAGATTGCCTTCGACACGACGCTCTGCTGCACTGCGGGAGCGATCTCGCTCGCCGCCTTCGGCACGCTGAAGGGCCTTGGAGAGGGAACGATAATCTCCGCGCTGCTGGTGGGCTACATCATCGCGGCGATCAGCGCCATCCTCGTCCGTTTCAATATCGGCAGGGGCCCGGAATCTGCGAGGAACTAG
- a CDS encoding rhomboid family intramembrane serine protease, producing MVAVSEKFAFVLGYAKTVPGSVYIHFLTLVVGITALLIIFQHSILHLIPMDFTLDHIFLNMTTPNPSSMFLSNYMHNPFDPTHITNNLSTTAFLLFAVFIAGTVVLPAIGYRMPPRFFLLTYLIFFLLLPFAISGISIWSARITGKSWSSGFSGISFALFGLLVFLMLSWAYTTTLQSPNRDTCRSVFVLLSMTLICLISVIAVILLDLRTQNVNVYAHLGGFALGLLVPALVGMGLTAETRGQKAAVAAMLGLVILLPSVGWLVV from the coding sequence ATGGTCGCCGTCAGCGAGAAGTTTGCCTTTGTCCTTGGGTACGCTAAAACCGTCCCGGGATCGGTGTATATCCACTTTCTCACTTTAGTTGTAGGGATAACGGCGTTGCTCATCATTTTCCAGCATTCGATACTCCACCTCATCCCCATGGACTTCACCCTCGATCATATCTTCCTTAACATGACCACACCAAATCCTTCCAGCATGTTCCTGAGCAACTACATGCACAATCCGTTCGACCCGACGCACATAACCAACAATCTTTCTACTACAGCCTTCCTGCTCTTCGCTGTCTTCATCGCCGGCACGGTCGTCTTGCCCGCTATCGGCTACCGGATGCCCCCAAGATTCTTCTTATTAACCTACCTCATCTTCTTCCTTCTGCTCCCGTTCGCAATCTCCGGGATTTCGATCTGGTCCGCCAGAATCACGGGAAAATCATGGTCTTCGGGATTTTCCGGAATAAGTTTCGCGCTGTTCGGCCTGCTCGTCTTTCTGATGCTCAGCTGGGCCTACACGACAACACTGCAGAGTCCGAACCGCGACACGTGTCGATCGGTATTTGTCCTCCTCTCGATGACGCTCATCTGCCTTATCTCGGTAATAGCCGTCATCCTCCTCGACCTGCGCACCCAGAATGTCAATGTATACGCACACCTGGGAGGGTTCGCGCTCGGACTGCTCGTACCGGCGTTGGTCGGGATGGGACTGACGGCTGAAACGAGAGGGCAGAAGGCAGCGGTGGCGGCGATGCTCGGTCTCGTGATACTGCTCCCAAGCGTGGGATGGCTCGTGGTGTGA
- a CDS encoding class I SAM-dependent methyltransferase, which yields MVNNMGTTGTSRNQADPVCTYSFWHMIMLDNPFRLWLQSPKKILQGHIRPGMTVIDIGCGPGNFTRAMAEMAGERGSVIGVDLQAEMLRHAQEKCARDGPGARITWHQCLPESLGITADADFALSFYMVHEVPDQNRLFSEVFALLRPGSRYLVVEPVFHVTDEAFDETVRAAARAGFVVVERPALPLSRTMLLERPA from the coding sequence ATGGTGAACAACATGGGAACAACCGGCACATCTCGCAATCAGGCGGACCCTGTCTGCACATACTCGTTCTGGCACATGATCATGCTCGACAACCCGTTCCGGCTCTGGCTCCAGAGCCCGAAAAAGATCCTGCAGGGCCACATCCGGCCCGGTATGACCGTGATCGACATCGGGTGCGGGCCCGGGAACTTTACGCGGGCCATGGCCGAGATGGCGGGAGAGCGCGGGAGCGTGATCGGAGTCGATCTGCAGGCGGAGATGCTCCGTCATGCGCAGGAGAAATGCGCACGCGATGGTCCCGGTGCACGGATTACCTGGCACCAGTGCCTGCCGGAGAGCCTCGGGATCACGGCAGATGCCGACTTTGCCCTCTCCTTCTACATGGTGCACGAGGTCCCGGACCAGAACCGGCTCTTTTCGGAAGTGTTCGCCCTCCTCAGACCGGGTAGCAGATACCTTGTCGTCGAGCCGGTATTCCACGTGACCGACGAGGCGTTCGATGAAACGGTCCGGGCCGCCGCCCGCGCCGGGTTTGTGGTCGTGGAGCGGCCGGCACTCCCCCTGAGCAGGACAATGCTGCTCGAAAGACCGGCGTAG
- a CDS encoding YkgJ family cysteine cluster protein, producing MRDVHRVIEERGDYTFVVHNHYTGDAEEARVDPDKIVLFEDRSSIEGLPNACSFLRFDRGKAWCTVHLTRPGLCREYCCRLLVLDPQGKLAGRVTYRTALIPETDEFGRLWEQVQPTLDGLSGTEWDDALIRILTAAGYSVRR from the coding sequence ATGCGGGACGTCCACAGGGTTATCGAGGAGCGCGGCGACTACACGTTCGTCGTGCACAACCACTACACTGGGGATGCGGAAGAGGCGCGGGTCGATCCGGATAAGATAGTTCTCTTTGAGGACAGGAGCAGCATCGAGGGGCTGCCGAACGCCTGCTCCTTTTTAAGGTTCGATAGGGGAAAGGCGTGGTGCACGGTCCACCTGACTCGCCCCGGCCTCTGCCGCGAATACTGCTGCCGCCTGCTCGTCCTGGACCCGCAGGGGAAGTTAGCCGGACGCGTGACGTATCGGACTGCGCTGATCCCGGAGACCGACGAGTTCGGCCGGCTCTGGGAGCAGGTGCAACCGACGCTCGACGGACTCTCCGGCACGGAATGGGACGACGCCCTCATCCGTATTCTCACAGCGGCCGGATACAGCGTCCGCCGGTAG
- a CDS encoding EFR1 family ferrodoxin (N-terminal region resembles flavodoxins. C-terminal ferrodoxin region binds two 4Fe-4S clusters.), translated as MKILILYFSATGNTAGIAHELRTRFTELGVTADEVDITPPAVRRDGVAIEPYDAVVFGFPVHSWRAPAVVRDWLRTLDGRQKRCSTFFTYGGFGIHPAHESTRKILTGQGFVVVSSAEFLAPHTFNLGGWKAMEGRPDTSDLEVAREYAARTLQRFAGTDQAVLGSLEATRYSDDELDAIERFRFRVVTELPSRTGRECSMCRACEEICPAEAMDAARGEADPDRCIVCLGCVAACPEQALSVNDLSASWDMKLKMEKITVAEMESKKSRIYL; from the coding sequence ATGAAGATCCTCATCCTCTATTTCTCCGCTACCGGGAACACGGCCGGAATCGCGCACGAACTCAGGACCAGATTCACCGAACTAGGGGTGACGGCGGATGAGGTCGACATCACCCCGCCCGCCGTACGGAGAGACGGGGTTGCAATTGAGCCGTACGATGCCGTCGTCTTTGGCTTTCCGGTCCACTCCTGGCGTGCACCCGCGGTTGTCCGGGACTGGCTCCGTACGCTTGACGGCAGACAGAAGCGATGCTCGACCTTCTTCACGTACGGCGGCTTCGGTATCCACCCGGCACACGAATCGACACGGAAGATCCTCACCGGGCAGGGTTTCGTCGTCGTCTCATCCGCCGAATTCCTGGCTCCCCATACCTTCAACCTCGGCGGCTGGAAGGCAATGGAAGGGCGGCCCGACACGTCGGACCTTGAGGTTGCACGCGAGTATGCCGCACGGACGCTCCAGCGCTTCGCCGGAACCGATCAGGCGGTTCTCGGCAGCCTTGAGGCAACGCGTTACAGCGACGACGAGCTCGATGCCATCGAGAGATTCCGTTTCCGGGTCGTGACAGAACTCCCTTCCCGTACGGGGAGAGAGTGCAGCATGTGCCGTGCCTGCGAGGAGATCTGCCCCGCAGAGGCAATGGATGCCGCAAGAGGGGAAGCAGATCCAGATCGGTGTATCGTCTGCCTTGGGTGCGTTGCCGCCTGCCCGGAGCAGGCCCTTTCCGTCAACGATCTCTCGGCAAGCTGGGATATGAAACTGAAGATGGAGAAGATCACCGTCGCGGAGATGGAATCAAAAAAGAGCAGGATATACCTCTGA
- a CDS encoding PAS domain S-box protein: MQTADPETEVRPEVLQLLDAMEDAVILADAGMNVRAVTPSMERLAGISADDALGADAVRIVADRILPEADQDARERILSLLQSRTGSGGITVRVSPAAGERWYAFSSRRLMETGDWLIRFRDVTRREAAEGEARRRSDDLAFLSRAATELAAVPPEADLFPAIGAFLHELAPGSVVIVSTADIRAGTLTPRAFFGIEPFLPDIVEVFGEDLTGISLDIPPHIRSIMLRGEIEEVKGGLEEIALGQISQEICRKFEDLAGFGAMYCIPFAWKGEIFGSAVILTRREGGEVNLRAVEVFRNLASIALQRHRAEADLRESEKTFRALIEKGSEFILIVDDQFKIRFASPPIERLDGFPPETLVGKRAFDMIQPEDLPRVKEVVSALAERPGGSVQFEVRFRGPRGTHVIEAIVTNLLDDPSIRGFVVNAWDITERKRTEEALRRAEQEKGLILDSTAEMFAYYDTDLKVLWVNRAAAAFIGREPEDLVGHRCYEIWHNRTGVCDVCPVVLARETGEPREAEITTPDGRVFFLRGYPVTDESGELTGLIEFAQEITERKQAEQELRIKDMAIASSLDAISLATLDGKITYVNHAFLVMHGWEREDEVLGEPASALWADPEEAQRVGDEFLLAGTWSGETEGRRRDGSTFPMQLALSVVTDEEGRPLCVMGSGIDITERKRAEEGLRAANAYNRSLVEANLDPLVTIGPDGRITDVNTATEQATGYARDELIGTDFSDYFTDPEGARAGYRKAFAEGQVRDYPLEIRHRDGTTIPVLYNASVYRDEEGGVRGVFAAARDITERKRAEKALSESEERYRTLVELMPEGVVVHRNDGTIVYVNPAGVRIAGGKGPEDFVGRSLDRFVHPDYQGPVTQKIRRLLQEGTSIPVFEQMLLTVEGRTIWVEVTAAPILYDGRPSIMVVFHDISERKQAQEALQRRSTELSMLNRLIGVSASALTLDELVESALNTSLALLNLDAGAIYLLDREANLAVLMSRRGMKRPDGLQAIDIFQRPLDEIFIAGRQVRISAGTQANEVERAMLDAFGVSALIWIPLMAESRIVGALAAGRFTEEGVPQNTGWLIEAISKEVGAGILRGTLYKQLEAANREANLYLDILTHDIRNANGVAILYTDLLMDILEGEPKNYVRKMKGSIDKSTEILANVAMIRKIHQEHAPLKPIDLHGVIVSEQKTFPEAGIRYGRVSYRVWADDLLAEVFHNLIGNAVKFGGPGVVVTISAGRLDGNVVVTVADTGPGVPDELKESIFHRFQRGRTRARGEGLGLYICRTLLERYGGRICVEDRVPGYPERGAAFRFTLKEVAE; the protein is encoded by the coding sequence ATGCAGACCGCTGACCCGGAAACGGAGGTACGACCCGAGGTACTACAGTTACTGGATGCCATGGAGGATGCCGTCATCCTCGCCGATGCCGGCATGAACGTCCGCGCCGTCACCCCTTCCATGGAGCGCCTCGCCGGGATCTCCGCCGATGACGCCCTCGGTGCGGACGCGGTCCGCATCGTCGCCGACCGGATCCTGCCGGAAGCGGACCAGGACGCGAGGGAGCGGATCCTCTCGCTGCTCCAGAGCCGCACCGGTTCCGGAGGAATCACGGTCAGGGTATCCCCGGCCGCCGGGGAGCGGTGGTACGCCTTCTCCTCCCGGCGGTTGATGGAGACCGGCGACTGGCTCATACGGTTCCGCGACGTCACCCGCCGGGAGGCCGCCGAAGGAGAGGCGCGGCGGAGATCGGACGACCTGGCCTTCCTCTCGCGGGCGGCGACGGAGCTTGCCGCAGTGCCGCCCGAAGCCGACCTCTTCCCCGCCATCGGTGCCTTCCTCCACGAACTCGCGCCCGGCTCCGTCGTCATCGTGAGCACCGCCGATATCCGGGCGGGCACCCTGACACCCCGGGCGTTCTTCGGCATCGAGCCGTTCCTGCCGGATATCGTCGAGGTCTTCGGGGAGGACCTCACCGGGATCTCGCTCGACATCCCCCCGCATATCCGGTCAATCATGCTCCGCGGCGAGATCGAGGAGGTGAAAGGAGGACTGGAAGAGATCGCCCTCGGCCAGATCTCGCAGGAGATCTGCCGTAAATTCGAGGATCTTGCCGGCTTCGGGGCAATGTACTGCATCCCGTTCGCCTGGAAAGGCGAAATCTTCGGGTCGGCGGTGATCCTCACCCGACGGGAGGGCGGAGAGGTCAACCTCCGGGCCGTCGAGGTCTTCCGGAACCTTGCTTCGATTGCCCTCCAGCGGCACCGGGCAGAGGCCGACCTGCGGGAGAGCGAAAAGACGTTCCGCGCCCTCATCGAGAAGGGCTCAGAATTCATCCTCATTGTCGACGATCAGTTCAAGATCCGGTTTGCGAGCCCGCCTATCGAGCGGCTGGACGGCTTTCCGCCCGAGACGCTGGTCGGGAAGCGTGCGTTCGATATGATCCAGCCTGAGGATCTGCCGCGGGTGAAGGAAGTGGTATCGGCCCTGGCAGAGAGGCCGGGAGGGAGCGTGCAGTTCGAGGTCCGCTTCAGGGGCCCGCGCGGCACGCACGTGATCGAGGCGATCGTGACCAACCTCTTAGACGACCCCAGTATCAGGGGTTTTGTCGTAAACGCATGGGACATCACGGAGCGGAAACGGACAGAAGAAGCCCTGCGGCGGGCAGAACAGGAGAAAGGCCTTATCCTGGACTCGACCGCCGAGATGTTCGCCTACTACGACACGGATCTTAAGGTGCTCTGGGTCAACCGCGCCGCCGCCGCATTCATCGGCAGGGAGCCGGAGGATCTGGTCGGGCACCGGTGTTATGAGATATGGCACAACCGTACAGGTGTCTGCGACGTATGCCCGGTAGTCCTTGCCCGCGAGACCGGAGAGCCGCGGGAAGCCGAGATCACCACTCCCGACGGGAGGGTCTTCTTCCTCAGGGGGTATCCCGTCACCGACGAGAGCGGGGAACTGACGGGCCTCATCGAGTTCGCGCAGGAGATCACCGAACGCAAACAGGCCGAGCAGGAACTCCGGATCAAAGATATGGCGATAGCGTCGTCGCTCGACGCCATCTCCCTCGCCACTCTCGACGGGAAGATCACCTACGTCAACCATGCCTTCCTCGTCATGCACGGGTGGGAGCGGGAGGACGAGGTTCTCGGAGAGCCGGCATCGGCGCTCTGGGCCGACCCGGAGGAGGCGCAACGGGTCGGCGACGAGTTCCTCCTGGCCGGCACCTGGTCAGGGGAGACGGAGGGGCGACGGCGGGACGGGTCGACCTTCCCCATGCAGCTCGCCCTCTCGGTCGTCACCGACGAGGAAGGGAGACCACTCTGCGTGATGGGGTCGGGGATCGATATCACCGAGCGGAAACGTGCAGAGGAGGGGCTCAGAGCAGCAAACGCCTACAACAGGAGCCTCGTTGAAGCCAACCTCGACCCGCTCGTCACCATCGGTCCCGACGGGAGGATCACCGACGTCAATACCGCCACCGAACAGGCAACAGGCTATGCACGTGACGAACTGATAGGAACGGACTTCTCCGATTACTTCACCGACCCCGAAGGAGCGAGGGCGGGATACCGGAAGGCCTTCGCGGAGGGGCAGGTGCGGGACTACCCGCTGGAGATCCGGCACCGCGACGGAACTACGATCCCGGTGCTCTACAACGCCTCCGTCTACCGCGACGAAGAAGGGGGGGTCAGAGGGGTCTTTGCGGCGGCCCGCGACATAACGGAGCGGAAACGGGCGGAGAAGGCACTGAGCGAGAGCGAGGAGCGCTACCGCACCCTCGTCGAACTGATGCCGGAGGGCGTCGTCGTGCACCGGAACGACGGCACCATCGTCTACGTGAACCCTGCCGGCGTCCGGATTGCTGGCGGGAAGGGGCCCGAAGACTTCGTGGGCAGGTCGCTTGACCGGTTCGTCCACCCCGATTACCAGGGTCCCGTTACCCAGAAGATCCGGCGGCTGCTGCAGGAGGGCACGAGTATCCCGGTATTCGAGCAGATGCTCCTGACCGTCGAAGGCCGGACCATCTGGGTCGAGGTCACGGCGGCCCCCATACTCTACGACGGCCGGCCGTCGATCATGGTCGTCTTCCATGACATCTCCGAACGCAAGCAGGCGCAGGAGGCGTTGCAGCGCCGGAGTACGGAACTCTCCATGCTGAACCGGCTGATCGGCGTCTCGGCGTCGGCCCTCACGCTCGACGAACTCGTCGAGTCGGCGCTCAACACCTCCCTTGCCCTCCTGAACCTCGATGCCGGCGCGATCTACCTGCTGGACCGGGAGGCGAACCTGGCGGTACTGATGAGCCGGCGGGGGATGAAGCGACCGGACGGGCTGCAGGCGATCGATATCTTCCAGCGCCCGCTCGACGAGATCTTCATCGCGGGCAGGCAGGTCCGGATCTCTGCCGGGACGCAGGCGAACGAGGTGGAGAGGGCCATGCTGGACGCTTTCGGCGTCTCCGCCCTCATCTGGATTCCGCTCATGGCCGAGTCGAGAATCGTGGGAGCACTGGCGGCGGGGCGCTTCACGGAGGAGGGGGTGCCGCAGAACACCGGATGGCTCATAGAGGCGATCAGCAAGGAGGTCGGGGCCGGCATCCTGCGCGGGACGCTGTATAAGCAGCTGGAGGCGGCCAACCGGGAGGCAAACCTGTATCTCGACATCCTCACGCACGACATCAGGAACGCCAACGGCGTCGCCATCCTGTATACCGACCTGCTGATGGATATCCTCGAAGGTGAGCCAAAGAATTACGTCCGGAAGATGAAGGGGAGCATCGATAAAAGCACGGAGATTCTGGCGAATGTTGCGATGATCCGCAAAATCCATCAGGAACATGCGCCGTTGAAGCCGATCGACCTTCACGGCGTGATCGTCAGCGAACAGAAGACCTTCCCCGAAGCCGGGATCAGATACGGGAGGGTCTCATACAGGGTCTGGGCGGACGACCTCCTTGCCGAGGTCTTCCACAACCTCATCGGGAACGCCGTCAAGTTCGGCGGCCCCGGCGTCGTCGTCACCATCTCGGCCGGGAGGCTCGACGGCAACGTCGTCGTCACCGTGGCCGACACCGGCCCCGGCGTTCCCGACGAACTGAAGGAGTCGATCTTCCATCGGTTCCAGCGAGGGCGGACCCGGGCGCGGGGGGAGGGGCTCGGCCTCTATATCTGCCGCACGCTCCTGGAACGATACGGCGGGCGCATCTGCGTCGAGGACCGGGTGCCGGGTTATCCCGAACGCGGGGCGGCATTCCGGTTCACGCTCAAGGAGGTCGCGGAGTGA
- a CDS encoding HepT-like ribonuclease domain-containing protein, with protein MRAGNERLLDILEAIGEIERYAVRGRETFLQDELVQVWMIHHLQIIGEAAACLRILPRGS; from the coding sequence ATGAGGGCCGGGAACGAACGGCTCCTCGATATCCTGGAAGCGATCGGCGAGATTGAGCGGTATGCGGTTCGGGGGCGCGAGACATTCCTGCAGGATGAACTGGTGCAGGTCTGGATGATTCACCACCTCCAGATCATCGGGGAAGCAGCCGCATGCCTTCGCATACTTCCGCGTGGATCCTGA